The window CGTCTGGCGCGACGCGGCGCCGCAGTCTAGCTGACCCCGACAACAGCCAAGCTTGAGGCCGCCGTCCTCAGACCGAACCAAGGAGACGACCCGATGAACACTTCGACCCTGATCAAGCTGGCGACCGTCAGCGCCGCCGTCGCCGCCCTGGCCGCCTGCGCGCCCAAGCCCAAGGTGGAGCCGGCCGTCCCGGTCGAGCCGACCCAGCCGACCGCTCCGCAGTATCCGACCGCCCCGACCGGCCCTGTCACCGGCGGCAATGTCGGCGCCCCATGCCGGGCTCGGAGCAGGACTTCGTCGTCAACGTGGGCGACCGCGTCTACTTCGATCTGGATTCCTATTCGGTGCGCCCGGAAGCCCAGCCGCGTCTGGACGCCCAGGCCGCCTGGCTGGCCCGCTATCCGCAGGTCACGGTCCGCATCGAAGGCAACGCCGACGAACGCGGCACGCGTGAATACAACCTGGCCCTGGGCGCCCGCCGCGCCGAGGCCGTCCGCACCTATCTGATCCAGCGTGGCGTGCCGGCCGGCCGCATCGACACCATCAGCTTCGGCAAGGAGCGCCCGATCGTTGAAGGCTCGAACGAGAGCGCCTGGGCCCAGAACCGCAACGCCCACACCGCCATCGTGTCGGGCGCGCCGCGCTAAACCACGCGATAGCGACTGAATGAGTGGGAGGCGTCGACTTTGCGGTCGGCGCCTCTTTTCTTTGAGAGCGGGGAAGACCAAAGTCCGCGCCGAATCCGGGGACTTTGCGTGATTGATCTGGAAGCAGCGGGCGGCGCCATGACGGGCGGCATCATCGCAGGCGCGATTGAGAAGCCGACGGGGCAGGCGGGGATCATCACACGACCTGCGCCGACTGCGGGGTCGAGGTGACGGGACGGTTCTGCTCCAACTGCGGGCAGGCGGCGCATGTGCACCGCACCTTGCTGCATCTGGGCGAGGAGTTGCTGCACGGCGTCATGCATTTCGACGGCCGCTTCTGGCGCACCCTGCCGCTGCTGATCCTCAATCCCGGACGGTTGACGCGCGAATGGGTGCAAGGCCGGCGGACGCGCTACGTCTCGCCTCTGGCGATGTTCCTGTTCACCCTGTTCGTCATGTTCTTCGCGCTCAGCTTCATGCCCCACTCGGAGGTGAAGCTGCAGGGGCTGCCGGAGCAGATCGCCGTCCAGCGCGAGGCGATCGCCGAGGCCGAGCAGGTCGTCGTCGCCGCCCAGAAGGAGGTCGGCGCCGCCGTCGCGGCGATGGAGCCCGCCGACGGCGCGCCCCCTGCGCCCAACAGCGGGGCGCGGGCCGGGGTCGCCGCCGGGGTCCTGGCCGCCGCCCAGGCCGGGGTGATCAGCGAGAAGGCCAAGCTGGAGCGCCTGGAGCACGACGCCGTCGAGGGCCGCAAGGATGGCCTGACGCCGGGCACCTGGCAGGCCCAGGTGGCCGACATCGCCGGAGACGTGGGCAAGGACGGCGAGGTCAATGGCCTGACCAAGACCGTGGCCAAGAAACTGAAGAACCCGGACCGGGCGCTCTACAAGCTGCAGCAGACGGTCTACAAGTTCGCCTTCCTGCTGGTGCCGCTGTCCATCCCGTTCGTGGCCCTGATGTTCCTGTGGAAGCGGGGTTCACCCTGTACGACCACGGGGTCTTCGTTCTCTATTCGCTGACCTTCATGTCCCTGCTGCTGATGGCGGTGGTGGTCCTGGCGACGACGGTGAAGGGGGCGGGGCCGTTCGCGGGCCTGGTGGCGAGCCTGATCGTGCCGGTGCACATGTTCGCCCAGCTGAAGGGCGCCTACAGCCTGAAGATCTTCTCGACCCTTTGGCGGACCGTGGCCCTGCTGATCTTCTGCGAGATCGCGGCGACCCTGTTCATCGTGTCGATCATCTATCTGGGCCTCGGCCACTGATCTCGACCTCGAACTTGGCCTTGCGGGCGCCGCAAATCGATGGGACGACTTGAGACATGCTGAAGCTGCCTTTTTCCAAATCCGCTGCGTTGACGGCGATCGGTCTGACCCTGATCGGGGGCGCGGTCGTCGCCCAGGTCGCGCCGATGGAGCCGGTCCAGTGGGACAAGCGCCGTCTGGATCAGCTGGACCGCAACGTCCGCCGTCTGGAGCGCGCCCTGACCCAGAGGAACGCCGCCGGCCAGCCTGTCCTGGTCGAGCCCGACCCCGAGGTCGTGGCCATGCAGGGCCAGGTTTCGATCCTGGAGCGGCGTCTGGCCGACGTGGAGCAGACCTTCCAGCGCATGAACGCCGACAGCGAGCGTCTGACCTTCCAGCTGGACGAGGCGACGCGCGACAACGCCGCCCTGAGCCGTCGCCTGCGTGATCTGGAAGGCCGGGTCGAGCGCGCCGAGAAGGCCGCCGAGGAAGAGGCCGAGCTGAACGGGCCGATCGTCGCCAACTCGCCGACCGGCGACGCGGCCCAGGATCTGACGGCGGCCCTGCGTCTGCTGGGAACAGACGGCGCGCGCGGGCAACGGGCGCTGGAGACGGTCATCGTCACCTGGCCCAATACGCCGCAGTCGCGTGAAGCCAACAGCCGTCTGGGCGACCTGCACGTCGCCGCCCGCGACAACGCCGCCGCCGTGCCCGCCTACGCCGCCGCCCTGAACGGCTGGCCGCGCACGCCCTGGGCGCCGGAGACGACGCTGAAGCTGGCCGAGGCCCTGCGCGCCACGGACCGCAACAACACTCAGGCCTGCGGCGCCTGAACGAGTTCACCCGCCGCTACGCCGAGACGGCGACGGCGGCGCAGAAGACCCGCGCCACGCAACTGCGCACGCGGGCGAGCTGCAGCTGACGCCAGCCGACGCCGAGGGCCTGACCGGTCGGGTCTTCGCCCGGCTGGATAGGCGTCTGGACCGCGAGCGGGCCGAGCCGGTCGTCCTGGCCCTGTCGGGCGGGGGCGATTCCGTGGCCCTGCTGCATCTGGCCGTAGACTGGGCGAAGGCGCGTGGGCGGCGGCTGCTGGCCCTGACGGTGGATCACAATCTCAATCCGATGAGCGCGGACTGGACCCGGTTCGCGGGCGAGGCCGCGCGGGCGGTCGGGGCCGACTGGAGAGGGCTGAGCTGGGATGCGCCCGTCGTCGGGTCGGGGCTGACGGCGCGGGCGCGGGCGGCGCGGCATGGGCTGATCGCCGAGGCGGCGCGGGCGGCGGGGGCGCGGGTCGTGCTGCTGGCTCACACGCTGGACGACATAGCCGAGGCTGACTGGATGCGGGCGCGCGGCTCGACCCTGGGGCGGGTGCGCGAGTGGTCGCCGTCGCCGGTCTGGCCGCGGGGACGGGGGCTGATGCTGCTGCGGCCTTTGCTGGACGAGCGGCGCGAGACTTTGCGGGAGGAACTGCGGGTGCGCGGGGCGACGTGGATCGAGGACCCGGCCAATGCGGACGAACGCTTTCGGACGCGGCCGGGCGCGGGCGGCTTTGCGCGCGGTAGCCCTCCCCCTCGAGGGGGGGGTTGGGTGGGGGTGTGTGTCCTCTGGGGTGGCTTATCAGACAGTGGAGACGCAGAGGGCGTCGCCTCTTGGGTTCA of the Brevundimonas pondensis genome contains:
- a CDS encoding DUF3667 domain-containing protein, which gives rise to MHRTLLHLGEELLHGVMHFDGRFWRTLPLLILNPGRLTREWVQGRRTRYVSPLAMFLFTLFVMFFALSFMPHSEVKLQGLPEQIAVQREAIAEAEQVVVAAQKEVGAAVAAMEPADGAPPAPNSGARAGVAAGVLAAAQAGVISEKAKLERLEHDAVEGRKDGLTPGTWQAQVADIAGDVGKDGEVNGLTKTVAKKLKNPDRALYKLQQTVYKFAFLLVPLSIPFVALMFLWKRGSPCTTTGSSFSIR
- a CDS encoding tol-pal system YbgF family protein, giving the protein MLKLPFSKSAALTAIGLTLIGGAVVAQVAPMEPVQWDKRRLDQLDRNVRRLERALTQRNAAGQPVLVEPDPEVVAMQGQVSILERRLADVEQTFQRMNADSERLTFQLDEATRDNAALSRRLRDLEGRVERAEKAAEEEAELNGPIVANSPTGDAAQDLTAALRLLGTDGARGQRALETVIVTWPNTPQSREANSRLGDLHVAARDNAAAVPAYAAALNGWPRTPWAPETTLKLAEALRATDRNNTQACGA
- a CDS encoding tRNA lysidine(34) synthetase; its protein translation is MALLHLAVDWAKARGRRLLALTVDHNLNPMSADWTRFAGEAARAVGADWRGLSWDAPVVGSGLTARARAARHGLIAEAARAAGARVVLLAHTLDDIAEADWMRARGSTLGRVREWSPSPVWPRGRGLMLLRPLLDERRETLREELRVRGATWIEDPANADERFRTRPGAGGFARGSPPPRGGGWVGVCVLWGGLSDSGDAEGVASWVQHSNSAYTPPDPRPFPLEGEGSRSGLGWDCGHSARRLGVQAGGGAAVRGGGSTPPRGERLERLRARLAAGEDFAAGLAGARIEAEGTSVLLMREPGR